The Synergistota bacterium DNA window AGAGGACGAGGAACACAAAGAGCTAACCGAATTTATAGTGAAACGTCTTGAGGAGGGAAAAACTGAAGACCTGGAAAAATACATTTTAAGGGCAGCACATATAAGAAAATTCCTAGGATAAAGAGGGCTGGATAGCGCAGAGACTATTTAATCTCATGCATCTTCCTTAGAAGTTACTATAGGGAAGCTTTTCGAGCAATCACCTTTAAAACCTCATCTGTTAAATATTTATAGTCCATTGCTCCCTTACTTCGAGGAGCATAAAACTTAATAGGGCTTTTAGATTCGAAAGCCTCAACAAGCTTTATATCCATTCTTATTTGAGGTAAAATTTTATCTTTCCCATACTCGTCAGCTATTCTTTTAAGAATGCACTTATGATGCTGAACTCTAGAGTTAACCATAATAGGAACAAAGCCAAGAAGCTTTAAAGAAGGGTTATCTTTGATCACAATCCTCAAAAAGGTCTTCGCCAAGCTTATAATGCCTTCTGCAGATAGAAAATGAGGCAAGAAGGGGATCAAAAGGAAATCTGAAACTGTTAAAGCATTAAGAAGAAGGGCATCTAATGATGGAGGTGTATCTATAATAACGAAATCGAAATCCTTTAAAAACCTGCTTTTAATCAAGGCCTCCTTCAATAGTCGACTATCTCCCATAATACTGCTGTGCTCAAAGGAGTAGTTAGCAGGCATAAGGAATAGTCCATTCCACTTTGTAGAATAAAGACAAGAATCAACATCAAAATTAGGATTTAGGAAGAGATCATGAATAGTCTTGTGATCAAGCGAAAAAGAAAAACCCAAACCTAGCGTGGCATGAGCCTGACTATCCAGGTCAATAACTAAAACTTTCCGGCCACGGGAGGAAAGCTCCGCAGCCAGATTAACAACAGTTGTAGTCTTACCTGTTCCACCCTTGCGATTGCTAACGGATATGATCACAGCCATCCCTTAAAATAGCTCTACCTTGGGTCCTTCCTTTGAAAAAGCAATATCTCTATTAAACACCTGGTTATGAATCTCCCTTTGGGCGTGCATAACATATTCTTGATATAACTCCTCAAGCATCTTATCCATACTTAACGCCTCTTTGCTTTCCCCACTTAAATAAGAGATCACCGAAGAGTTATAACTTGCAAGCTTACGCAAACCGCTACAAACTTTCTCAATCTTCTGCCTAACTACATCCTGAAACTGAATTTCACCTAATAAAGCTGTTAAAGTAGAGCTTATATCCTCATGCTGAGACTTAATAGTATAAAGAATCTCCCTCACTATTAAGCAAGTGGAATCTAGATCCTCAGCAATTTTAGAAGCGGCAACCTTAACTTTGTCAAACTTTGAAAAA harbors:
- a CDS encoding condensin-2 complex subunit G2 family protein, with translation MREILYTIKSQHEDISSTLTALLGEIQFQDVVRQKIEKVCSGLRKLASYNSSVISYLSGESKEALSMDKMLEELYQEYVMHAQREIHNQVFNRDIAFSKEGPKVELF
- a CDS encoding ParA family protein — encoded protein: MAVIISVSNRKGGTGKTTTVVNLAAELSSRGRKVLVIDLDSQAHATLGLGFSFSLDHKTIHDLFLNPNFDVDSCLYSTKWNGLFLMPANYSFEHSSIMGDSRLLKEALIKSRFLKDFDFVIIDTPPSLDALLLNALTVSDFLLIPFLPHFLSAEGIISLAKTFLRIVIKDNPSLKLLGFVPIMVNSRVQHHKCILKRIADEYGKDKILPQIRMDIKLVEAFESKSPIKFYAPRSKGAMDYKYLTDEVLKVIARKASL